One stretch of Zingiber officinale cultivar Zhangliang chromosome 6B, Zo_v1.1, whole genome shotgun sequence DNA includes these proteins:
- the LOC121990940 gene encoding uncharacterized protein LOC121990940, producing MRKANRYFDLGVRHFEPVGGAGGSGTAAATTRSAVGELRCGGLRSLRNYDEKVLDPDSRERFHILQMRNTVTIDKFFQRKRANKLDPATPMTLSTRSNNDDLPSEIPPKRFKNTETEEVDLDSLERDPRLRRQIWEYHPNQRDEIRRVYLNLKAYQPILQEYPLNKILSTLEDFSQLGYLNLTTFTVDGFDKWKKIRNGKACAFLGHMGKDNVSSPHRNAEKACEDLMNQTQHISRRFDNFNDEQVATNRLRLKAHIHVVLLLALQGIPFRGHAEKSSSFYHGNFLEFLDVLTMYNDELSKAIVKSPKNAKYTSHNIQKQILHMLSVRVKNTIREEIGVAKYCIIVDEARDESKREQMSIVLRFVDSNGFIQKHFFGLVHVSDTAALTLKDAIYSALAHYNLDV from the exons ATGAGAAAGGCAAATAGGTATTTTGATTTGGGAGTTCGACACTTCGAACCAGTCGGCGGCGCAGGCGGCAGCGGCACGGCGGCAGCGACTACTCGCTCCGCAGTAGGTGAACTCCGGTGTGGAGGTCTCAGATCTCTGCGAAACTACGACGAGAAGGTTCTCGATCCCGATTCGAGAGAAAG GTTTCATATACTTCAAATGAGAAATACTGTTACGATTGATAAATTTTTTCAAAGGAAGAGAGCAAATAAACTGGATCCGGCTACTCCGATGACTCTATCGACAAGATCAAATAATGATGATCTTCCATCTGAAATTCCTCCTAAAAGATTCAAAAATACAGAAACTGAAGAGGTTGATCTTGATTCTTTAGAGCGTGATCCAAGATTGCGTCGACAAATTTGGGAATATCATCCTAATCAACGAGACGAGATTCGTCGAGTTTATTTGAATCTGAAAGCATATCAACCTATTCTTCAAGAATAtccattaaataaaatattaagcaCCCTCGAAGATTTCAGTCAACTTG GATACTTAAATCTAACTACATTTACTGTTGATGGATTTGATAAGTGGAAGAAAATTCGAAATGGAAAAGCTTGTGCTTTCCTAGGCCATATGGGAAAGGATAATGTATCTTCACCCCATCGTAATGCTGAAAAGGCATGTGAGGATTTGATGAACCAAACACAACATATATCAAGgagatttgataattttaatgatgaacaaGTTGCAACTAATCGTCTTCGATTGAAGGCTCACATACACGTGGTGTTATTACTTGCACTTCAAGGAATTCCGTTTAGAGGTCATGCTGAGAAATCTAGTTCATTTTATCATGgcaattttcttgaatttttggaTGTGCTGACCATGTACAATGATGAACTTTCAAAGGCAATTGTGAAATCTCCAAAAAATGCCAAATATACAAGTCACAATATTCAGAAACAAATACTTCATATGCTTTCGGTGAGAGTGAAAAATACAATTCGTGAAGAAATTGGAGTTGCCAAGTATTGCATAATTGTTGATGAAGCCCGAGATGAGTCAAAAAGAGAGCAAATGTCTATAGTATTGAGGTTTGTGGATAGTAATGGATTCATTCAAAAACATTTTTTTGGCCTTGTTCATGTATCTGATACTGCGGCTTTAACTTTAAAGGATGCTATATATTCTGCTTTGGCTCACTACAATTTGGATGTTTaa